From Scleropages formosus chromosome 1, fSclFor1.1, whole genome shotgun sequence, a single genomic window includes:
- the LOC108922273 gene encoding LOW QUALITY PROTEIN: uncharacterized protein LOC108922273 (The sequence of the model RefSeq protein was modified relative to this genomic sequence to represent the inferred CDS: substituted 2 bases at 2 genomic stop codons), with protein sequence MSGRGKGGKGLGKGGAKRHRKVLRDNIQGITKPAIRRLARRGGVKRISGLIYEETRGVLKVFLENVIRDAVTYTEHAKRKTVTAMDVVYALKRQGRTLRSGVLIRVRSREPXVXGKLTCLVVVMARTKQTARKSTGGKAPRKQLATKAARKSAPATGGVKKPHRYRPGTVALREIRRYQKSTELLIRKLPFQRLVREIAQDFKTDLRFQSSAVMALQEASEAYLVGLFEDTNFCAMSGRGKGGKGLGKGGAKRHRKVLRDNIQGITKPAIRRLARRGGVKRISGLIYEETRGVLKVFLENVIRDAVTYTEHAKRKTVTAMDVVYALKRQGRTLYGFGG encoded by the exons ATGTCTGGTCGCGGTAAAGGTGGGAAAGGTCTCGGCAAGGGAGGTGCTAAGCGCCACAGGAAGGTTCTTCGCGATAACATCCAGGGAATCACAAAGCCCGCTATTCGCCGCTTGGCTCGCCGTGGTGGTGTAAAGCGTATCTCTGGCCTGATCTACGAGGAGACTCGCGGTGTCCTGAAGGTGTTCCTGGAGAACGTTATTCGTGATGCCGTTACCTATACCGAACACGCTAAGAGGAAGACGGTCACCGCCATGGATGTCGTTTATGCACTGAAGCGTCAGGGTCGCACTCT TAGGTCTGGTGTGCTTATAAGAGTACGCTCCAGAGAGCCTTGAGTTTAAGGAAAGCTCACTTGCCTAGTTGTCGTGATGGCTCGTACCAAGCAAACCGCTCGTAAATCTACCGGCGGCAAAGCTCCCAGGAAGCAGCTTGCCACCAAGGCTGCACGCAAAAGTGCCCCGGCTACGGGCGGCGTGAAGAAACCTCACCGTTACAGGCCCGGCACGGTGGCTCTGAGAGAGATCCGCCGCTACCAGAAATCCACGGAGCTGCTGATCCGCAAGCTGCCGTTCCAGCGCCTGGTGCGAGAAATCGCCCAGGACTTCAAGACTGATCTGCGTTTCCAGAGCTCCGCTGTCATGGCTCTGCAGGAGGCTAGCGAGGCTTACCTGGTTGGCCTGTTTGAAGACACCAACTT CTGCGCGATGTCTGGGCGTGGAAAGGGAGGAAAAGGTCTTGGTAAAGGAGGTGCTAAGCGCCATAGGAAGGTTCTTCGTGACAACATCCAAGGTATTACGAAGCCTGCTATTCGCCGCTTGGCTCGCCGTGGGGGTGTAAAGCGTATTTCTGGCCTCATCTACGAGGAGACGCGCGGTGTCCTGAAGGTGTTCCTGGAGAACGTTATTCGTGATGCCGTTACCTATACCGAACACGCCAAGAGGAAGACGGTCACCGCCATGGATGTCGTGTATGCACTGAAGCGTCAGGGTCGCACTCTGTACGGCTTTGGTGGCTGA
- the LOC114910265 gene encoding histone H2A-like, whose translation MSGRGKTGGKARAKAKTRSSRAGLQFPVGRVHRLLRKGNYAERVGAGAPVYLAAVLEYLTAEILELAGNAARDNKKTRIIPRHLQLAVRNDEELNKLLGGVTIAQGGVLPNIQAVLLPKKTEKTVKTK comes from the coding sequence ATGAGCGGACGTGGCAAAACCGGTGGCAAAGCTAGAGCTAAGGCTAAGACTCGCTCATCCAGAGCTGGACTGCAGTTTCCAGTCGGCCGTGTTCACAGGTTGCTGCGCAAAGGCAACTATGCTGAGCGTGTTGGTGCTGGAGCCCCAGTTTACTTGGCTGCTGTGCTCGAGTACCTGACTGCTGAAATCCTCGAGTTGGCTGGCAATGCTGCCCGGGACAACAAGAAAACGCGCATCATTCCCCGCCACTTGCAGCTTGCTGTCCGCAACGACGAGGAGCTGAACAAGTTGCTGGGAGGCGTCACGATCGCCCAGGGTGGCGTACTTCCTAATATTCAGGCCGTTCTTCTGCCCAAGAAAACGGAGAAGACCGTCAAGACCAAGTAG
- the LOC114910261 gene encoding histone H1-like, whose amino-acid sequence MAEVAPAPAAAAAAAPAKASKKKAASKPKKAGPSVGDLIVKAVSASKERNGVSLAALKKALAAAGYDVEKNNSRVKLAIKSLVTKGILVQTKGTGASGSFKLNKKQAEATKKKPAKKEAPKAKKPAAKKPAAAKKPKKVAAKKAASSAKKSPKKAKKPAAAAKKATPKKAKKPAAAKKATKSPKKAKAAAKPKVAKPKSSKAKKAAPKKK is encoded by the coding sequence ATGGCAGAAGTCGCTCCAGCTCCGGcagccgccgctgccgccgctccGGCCAAAGCTTCCAAGAAGAAGGCTGCTTCCAAGCCTAAGAAGGCGGGTCCCAGCGTCGGTGACCTGATCGTGAAAGCCGTCTCGGCCTCCAAGGAGCGAAACGGCGTGTCTCTGGCCGCCCTGAAAAAGGCTCTGGCGGCAGCAGGCTACGATGTGGAGAAGAACAACTCCCGCGTCAAGCTGGCAATCAAAAGCCTGGTGACCAAAGGCATTCTGGTCCAGACCAAAGGGACCGGCGCCTCTGGCTCGTTCAAGCTGAACAAGAAGCAGGCGGAGGCCACCAAGAAGAAGCCGGCCAAGAAGGAGGCTCCGAAAGCCAAGAAGCCAGCCGCAAAGAAGCCTGCCGCGGCCAAGAAGCCCAAGAAGGTGGCTGCGAAGAAAGCCGCCTCCTCCGCCAAGAAGTCCCCGAAGAAGGCGAAGAAGCCCGCTGCGGCAGCTAAAAAGGCGACCCCTAAGAAAGCTAAGAAGCCGGCAGCGGCCAAGAAGGCGACCAAGAGCCCCAAGAAGGCAAAGGCGGCAGCCAAGCCCAAAGTGGCAAAGCCCAAGAGCAGCAAGGCTAAGAAAGCGGCTCCTAAAAAGAAGTGA
- the LOC108922304 gene encoding histone H4 encodes MSGRGKGGKGLGKGGAKRHRKVLRDNIQGITKPAIRRLARRGGVKRISGLIYEETRGVLKVFLENVIRDAVTYTEHAKRKTVTAMDVVYALKRQGRTLYGFGG; translated from the coding sequence ATGTCTGGCCGTGGTAAAGGAGGTAAAGGTCTCGGCAAGGGAGGTGCTAAGCGCCACAGGAAGGTTCTTCGCGATAACATCCAGGGAATCACAAAGCCCGCTATTCGCCGCTTGGCTCGCCGTGGTGGTGTAAAGCGTATCTCTGGCCTGATCTATGAGGAGACTCGCGGTGTCCTGAAGGTGTTCCTGGAGAACGTTATTCGTGATGCCGTTACCTATACCGAACACGCTAAGAGGAAGACGGTCACCGCCATGGATGTCGTTTATGCACTGAAGCGTCAGGGTCGCACTCTGTACGGCTTCGGAGGCTAA
- the mob4 gene encoding MOB-like protein phocein — protein sequence MVMAEGTAVLRRNRPGTKAQDFYNWPDESFEEMDSTLAVQQYIQQNIRSDCSNIDKILEPPEGQDEGVWKYEHLRQFCLELNGLAVKLQSECHPDTCTQMTATEQWIFLCAAHKTPKECPAIDYTRHTLDGAACLLNSNKYFPSRVSIKESSVAKLGSVCRRIYRIFSHAYFHHRQIFDKYENETFLCHRFTRFVMKYNLMSKDNLIVPILEEEVQNATAGESEA from the exons ATGGTCATGGCGGAGGGTACTGCAGTTCTCAGGAGGAATCGTCCGGGAACAAAGGCCCAG GATTTCTACAACTGGCCCGATGAGTCTTTCGAGGAGATGGACAGCACCCTGGCTGTGCAGCAG TACATTCAGCAGAATATCCGCTCAGATTGTTCCAACATCGACAAGATCCTGGAGCCTCCGGAGGGACAGGATGAGGGCGTCTGGAAGTACGAGCACCTCAG ACAGTTCTGCCTGGAGCTGAATGGACTGGCTGTGAAATTGCAG AGCGAGTGTCACCCTGACACCTGCACCCAGATGACAGCCACAGAGCAGTGGATCTTCTTGTGTGCGGCACATAAGACTCCCAAAGAG TGTCCTGCCATTGACTACACGAGGCACACGCTGGATGGGGCAGCCTGCCTGTTGAACAGTAACAAGTATTTCCCAAGCCG AGTGAGCATTAAGGAGTCATCTGTAGCAAAGCTGGGCTCCGTGTGCCGGCGCATCTACCGGATATTCTCCCACGCCTACTTCCACCACAGGCAGATATTTGACAAGTATGAG AACGAGACCTTCCTCTGTCACCGGTTCACGCGCTTCGTGATGAAGTACAACCTGATGTCTAAAGACAACCTGATCGTGCCGATcttggaggaggaggtgcagaaCGCCACGGCGGGGGAGAGCGAGGCCTGA